Part of the Gramella sp. Hel_I_59 genome, TTGCTGACGTTAAGAGCGCTACAGATGTAAGCTCAGCAAACAAAGGAGGATTGGAAAGCAATGGAAAACTAGCGGGTTTGATTGCTGAAAGAAACTTTAAAAGACTAAAAACGAACTATAATAAATTTCAAAAAGCGAGACAGGAAAAATTCCATCAAAAATATTCAGTTCATAAAAATGCTGAAGGAATAGATCTTTCTTCGCTTATTCCTGAAACTGGGATGTTCGGTACCGAGAATGCCAGGATTTCCAGCCCTGAGGATCTAATGGGAATTACCAATGCAAGTGCGGTATTTTCCGCAGATTATTACCAGGGAGATAAAAGGGTCGCGGCAGCGCTTATGACCAGTACTTCTAATGGGATCTATGATCATTCCAAGGTGATCTGTGACCGTTTAAATAGCTCTAGCCTCGAAGATATTAGAACAATAGAATTGAAGGGACACGAGCTTATTATGATTAAAATACTGAGAGCTTCAGGTCAACTGGAATATGCGGTTAACTTTTCAATCCACTTAGATGGCAGTCCTAAACTCCACTCCTACTGGAACATTGCAGATTACCCGGAAGGAGATTACCTAAACTTCCAGGTTTGGGGTGCAGATATGGGACAGGTGAGCAGTATTGCTGGTCATGTAATAGATAAAATTAATGCCTTCCAGACATTGGAAAGCGATAAGATAGTCGGCAGGTACCCTACTGTCTTTGTAAAACGTGGTTTTTATGAGGGCAGCCGGCTTCATCTTATCGTGAAAAATAAAGAAGGTGATTCCGGTTTCACAATCGATGGAAAGATAAGAGAAACTGAAACTTCTTCGGAAATAGATTATAACAAAACATTGAGTTTGGATAAAAGCTATGAAGAAGAGATCACAGTAGAAACTGGTGGACTGTTTGACATTGGTATGCAAATACGCGGTGAAAATTCACCACAGGCAGATGCACTTTACCTTGCAGACGGCCCATGGGGTATAGATTACCTGGATACTGAAACTAAGGTGGACAAATTTGCGATACAACATTCAAATTATACAGCAGCAGCTGGAGAGCATCATGTTGAACGTAATGTGGTTGTAAATGGAAGCATCCTTGGTACCGCTAATATCTTCAGAAGTATCATGCCAGGAGATCAGGTGTTCGATCCATCTCAATTCGAAGCATTAAATTTCGAAATTCAAAACAACCTGGAAATAGAAATGATCCTGGTAACAAATGATCTTCAGGATTGGAATGATCGATATAGAGTTAAGTTGAACTCCAGCGATGAGCTGAGTGCAATGAGTATAGCGCTATCAGAATTTAAAAATGATACCGGTGGTTATAAAGGTGAGGAGTTAAAAGCGATCGTATTTTCTGTTCAGGGTGATTATAGCAGTTATCAGGAATTTAACCTTCATATCCAGAACCTTGTGTTCTCTGCAAGCGTGACCGTGAACGAGCCGGAACCACTACCAGAGCCTGTGACCGATATCGCGGAAGTGGACAGCCTGGTTCAGAAAAAAGCATATAATTATCCAAATCCATTTAAGTCAGAAACCAGTGTGGTCCTGCCGATGGAAGCTGCAACTGCAGAGATCTATATCTACGATCTTACCGGGAAGATAATTTACTCAAAAATATATGACGATGTCCATACAAAAAATGAATTACCTGTAAGATTAAGAGCTGTAAATCCAGGGATTTACAAAGGTGTACTGATCTTAAATGGAAGGCATAAATTTACACTTAGTTTGTTGGTTACTCACTAAGTTTTTAGGTGGTTAGGTTGATAAGCCAGGGAGGGGTCCCTGGCTTATTGTTTTTTAGTAACTTATAATCTCCATTAATCCTGAATATCTATGGAAATCACCTTAAATATCAGTTTTTTTAACAAGTGTTTGACAAATTTAATTTTATATTTATCACGAAGACTGTCCATTTTTGCAAGTCTTTCCCCCGAAAATATTGAATCAGCTTCCATTACCTAACCAGTTTTATTCGCTTTACCATAGTGATTAAAAGAATTTTAAAATACTACCTACCTCTCTTTACAGTAAGCATTTTGCTTTCGGTTTGGATTTTTTA contains:
- a CDS encoding DUF4114 domain-containing protein, which produces MKTLLHFFCLILIQEVTAQQFQYLGEYDGQGVPKYLEPVDDYISAESMAMIDAALPESYPVPDYNPHYISAGYDTNIELAEDAAVWVSFVKEGAGYKNVLGFYTYNVNDSERTKPTDNDITIIFPNASKEWSGGGLREGNKVKLGDFKAGTGIGWVLLANAWNGNNVGWGLWQVFSDPQFNPEQQKQLRHHTVLLADPENERIYLGFEDIRRDYASCDQDFNDAIFYVTANPYSAIKVNNVADVKSATDVSSANKGGLESNGKLAGLIAERNFKRLKTNYNKFQKARQEKFHQKYSVHKNAEGIDLSSLIPETGMFGTENARISSPEDLMGITNASAVFSADYYQGDKRVAAALMTSTSNGIYDHSKVICDRLNSSSLEDIRTIELKGHELIMIKILRASGQLEYAVNFSIHLDGSPKLHSYWNIADYPEGDYLNFQVWGADMGQVSSIAGHVIDKINAFQTLESDKIVGRYPTVFVKRGFYEGSRLHLIVKNKEGDSGFTIDGKIRETETSSEIDYNKTLSLDKSYEEEITVETGGLFDIGMQIRGENSPQADALYLADGPWGIDYLDTETKVDKFAIQHSNYTAAAGEHHVERNVVVNGSILGTANIFRSIMPGDQVFDPSQFEALNFEIQNNLEIEMILVTNDLQDWNDRYRVKLNSSDELSAMSIALSEFKNDTGGYKGEELKAIVFSVQGDYSSYQEFNLHIQNLVFSASVTVNEPEPLPEPVTDIAEVDSLVQKKAYNYPNPFKSETSVVLPMEAATAEIYIYDLTGKIIYSKIYDDVHTKNELPVRLRAVNPGIYKGVLILNGRHKFTLSLLVTH